The proteins below come from a single Anguilla rostrata isolate EN2019 chromosome 3, ASM1855537v3, whole genome shotgun sequence genomic window:
- the arhgef15b gene encoding ephexin-1: MSLPEPAPHSHTPLSSKPVPKSKPPVPSKPSHNGSDCPAVPKKCNETKNVGKVKKIVSKFTEQEIMDGGGRTGEMSKGRPKRAPTIKPKPRRILQTGVQAPPLPLKMSRRVKMVKKEANEEVPGQGENVTISVREEGGRSAPDGKEVQREVQMDGGVGAEVEQDLEMTYNPHCEKDCSCPCHLERPGMRLVWVPVEAEDDEVDGTRDEEDKAAKPSEGEGGSGTEEEMEEEEEEEEEEEVEEEEKEESGSSGVEEEGAQLGRAERAKFQEVLDIMMSEQTRRRSMETDVPQVVLTSYIPHISHTLPPSLRNATVEEEEDSVYDTTLEEIMLPLVKPNLASEMKPINPAKYTTKPRRRGRLSCPTDIHAEYNTELEPPLSQGTEDVPPAIPARVPIPMSLHPASVPRSSTLSQLSREERNAFHRSPLLQPAADHCLPSSPRLPHRLPPRSTSPLVPCRPPPQPPKSGPEGRRLSTLSIPSTQQPSDIEEDGESDREREDTLGEELGPKNLSRGVSVDLKTQLQDEPFYQTYRDTVIHKEIKRQTVCRNISKTSVDYQMDWGVRRGTDPEGRGRARGGSTQSTLWQDIPSVRDSGILQALSPVQRQHQESMFEVLTSEASYLRSLRVLTDHFMESRDLQDTLIVREKKTLFSNIVRVREVSERFLTDLEEQIEKSILISDICDIIYYHAQHNFPAYVDYVRNQIYQDQTYSDLMQKNAQFATVISRLQESPQCQRLPFTSFLLLPFQRITRIKMLIENILKRTQEGTKEEETASKALAAVSKIIEECNTEVGKMKHTEELIHIAKTLEFDKLKAIPIISQNRFVAKQGELQEMAKGVSLFNIRSKFTPVFLILFNDLLILTSKKSSERYVVIDHAHRSLVQVKVFDEASPGPGFDNCFCLILLENHQGRISERLLKAPTESDMHRWMAAFPDPDDPKRDVEEVVYEDWDCPQVQCVEPYIAQQADELTLEPAEIVNVIRKGNEGWYEGIRLSDGQKGWFPVGNVLEITNEHVRRRNLRERYRVIQAASALSLGSKFRSGP, translated from the exons ATGTCCCTCCCAGAGCCAGCCCCTCACTCTCATACACCACTGTCCTCCAAACCTGTCCCCAAATCCAAGCCCCCTGTGCCAAGCAAGCCCTCACATAATGGTTCAGATTGTCCAGCAGTGCCAAAGAAGTGCAATGAAACGAAAAACGTGGGGAAGGTGAAGAAGATTGTGAGTAAGTTCACTGAACAGGAAATCATGGATGGAGGAGGGCGCACAGGGGAGATGTCGAAGGGAAGGCCCAAAAGGGCCCCCACCATTAAACCCAAACCCCGACGAATACTCCAGACGGGAGTGCAGGCCCCACCACTACCATTGAAGATGAGTCGCAGGGTAAAGATGGTGAAAAAGGAAGCCAATGAGGAGGTGCCAGGACAAGGAGAGAACGTGACCATCTCTgtcagagaggaaggagggcgATCAG CACCTGATGGCAAGGAGGTACAGAGGGAAGTGCAGATGGATGGTGGAGTGGGGGCAGAGGTAGAACAGGACTTGGAAATGACTTATAACCCCCATTGTGAGAAGGACTGCAGTTGCCCATGCCACCTTGAGCGGCCAGGAATGAGGCTGGTGTGGGTTCCTGTGGAGGCCGAGGATGATGAAGTGGATGGAACCAGGGATGAGGAGGATAAAGCCGCAAAACCAAGTGAAGGCGAGGGAGGGAGTGGTACAGAGGAGGAgatggaagaggaggaggaggaggaggaggaagaagaggtggaagaagaagagaaagaagaaagtgGGTCTTcaggagtggaggaggagggggcccAGCTGGGCAGGGCAGAGAGGGCAAAGTTTCAGGAAGTTTTAGACATCATGATGAGCGAGCAAACAAGGAGGAGGTCAATGGAAACTGATGTGCCCCAGGTTGTGTTGACCTCCTACATTCCCCACATCTCCCACACTCTACCTCCTAGTCTTCGTAATGCAACtgtggaagaggaagaggactcGGTATATGATACCACACTGGAGGAAATTATGTTGCCCTTGGTAAAACCAAATCTAGCATCAGAAATGAAACCCATAAACCCAGCTAAATACACCACCAAACCCCGTCGCCGGGGCAGACTGTCCTGTCCTACAGATATTCATGCTGAATACAATACAGAGCTGGAGCCGCCTCTGTCTCAGGGAACAGAGGACGTGCCCCCAGCCATTCCTGCACGGGTCCCCATTCCCATGAGCCTTCATCCTGCCAGTGTTCCTCGGAGCAGCACTCTGTCCCAGCTCTCCCGTGAGGAACGGAATGCCTTTCACCGCTCGCCTCTTCTGCAACCTGCTGCTGACCACTGTCTGCCGTCCAGCCCACGCCTGCCTCACCGGCTTCCCCCACGGTCCACAAGTCCCCTCGTTCCCTGCCGGCCCCCTCCACAGCCCCCAAAATCTGGCCCAGAAGGCAGACGCCTAAGCACCCTGTCTATTCCATCCACTCAACAACCTAGCG ataTAGAGGAGGATggtgagagtgacagagagagagaagacacaTTGGGAGAGGAGCT GGGTCCTAAAAATCTATCAAGGGGAGTGTCTGTGGACCTGAAAACTCAACTCCAAGATG AGCCCTTTTACCAGACGTATCGCGACACGGTCATCCACAAGGAGATCAAACGGCAGACAGTTTGCCGAAACATTAGTAAGACCAGCGTGGACTATCAAATGGACTGGGGCGTTCGGAGGGGGACTGATCCGGAGGGAAGAGGCCGGGCCAGGGGGGGCTCCACACAGAGCACGCTGTGGCAGGACATTCCCTCAGTGAGGGACAGTGGCATCCTGCAGGCACTCAGCCCTGTGCAGCGGCAGCACCAGGAG AGTATGTTTGAAGTGCTGACCTCAGAGGCCTCATACCTGCGCTCCCTCCGGGTGCTTACGGATCACTTTATGGAGTCTCGTGATCTGCAGGACACGCTCATCGTCCGGGAGAAGAAGACCCTCTTCTCCAACATCGTGCGCGTGCGTGAGGTCAGCGAGAG GTTTCTGACGGACCTGGAGGAACAGATAGAAAAAAGCATACTGATCTCAGatatctgtgacatcatctACTACCATGCCCAGCATAACTTCCCTGCCTACGTTGACTACGTTCGTAACCAGATATACCAGGATCAGACCTACTCCGACCTTAT GCAGAAGAATGCACAGTTTGCGACTGTGATTTCCCGCCTGCAAGAGTCACCACAGTGTCAACGGCTACCTTTCACGTCTTTCCTGTTGCTGCCCTTCCAGCGTATCACCCGCATCAAGATGCTTATTGAG AATATCCTTAAACGGACACAAGAAGGGACAAAGGAGGAGGAGACTGCCTCCAAAGCCCTGGCCGCTGTTTCTAAG ATCATTGAGGAGTGCAATACAGAGGTGGGGAAGATGAAGCATACGGAAGAGCTGATCCATATTGCCAAGACCCTGGAGTTTGACAAGTTAAAG GCCATTCCCATTATTTCCCAGAACCGTTTTGTGGCAAAACAAGGGGAGCTTCAGGAGATGGCCAAAGGAGTCTCTCTATTCAATATCCGTTCCAAATTCACCCCAGTTTTCCTTATCCTCTTCAATGACCTCCTCATCCTTACCAGCAAGAAGAG ctcAGAACGGTATGTGGTGATTGACCATGCCCACCGGTCGCTGGTCCAGGTGAAGGTCTTTGATGAGGCTTCTCCCGGTCCAGGCTTCGATAACTGTTTCTGTTTGATCCTGCTGGAGAACCACCAGGGTCGCATCAGCGAGCGTCTTTTGAAAGCCCCAACCGA GTCAGACATGCATAGGTGGATGGCAGCTTTCCCTGACCCTGATGACCCAAAAAGAGATGTAGAGGAGGTTGTGTATGAGGACTGGG ACTGCCCACAGGTACAATGTGTAGAGCCATACATTGCCCAGCAGGCAGATGAGCTCACACTGGAACCTGCAGAAATCGTTAATGTTATTCGCAAGGGTAATGAGG GTTGGTATGAGGGCATCAGGCTGTCTGATGGGCAAAAGGGCTGGTTCCCTGTGGGCAACGTTCTAGAGATTACCAACGAGCACGTTCGAAGGCGCAACCTTCGCGAAAGGTACAGAGTCATCCAGGCAGCGAGCGCCCTCTCCCTTGGATCTAAGTTTAGGTCTGGACCTTAG